The window GGTGTTTTCCCTTGTTGGCCGCCGACATGAAGACCGGGGCCGCCGTATATTCCTTCACCACCGCCCCTGTAGCCGCACAGGCGCGCATCAATCCCTTTTCCGCATTGTCTATCATCAGCTCTTCGCCGAAGACGTTAATGTGGTGTTTGGTTCGTCCTGAGATCTTTATCTTATAAGGATTGGTGGAGGTAAATGTCACCGTATCGCCCAATTTATAACGCCAAAGTCCGCTGTTCGTAGAGATAATCACCGCGTAATTTTTGCCTGTCTCCACGCCCCATAGCGGAACGGCAGTCGGGTTCTCATTTTCCAATTCGTTAAAAGGGATAAACTCGTAGAAGACTCCATAATCAAGCATCAACAGCATCGCGTTGTCAGTAGGGTCATTCTGCAGCGCAAAGAATCCTTCCGAAGCGTTGTAAATCTCCTGATAACTCATATGAGATGAAGGAATCAACGCATTGTATTGCTCGCGGTAGGGGGCGAAGCTTACCCCACCGTGGAAGAAAACTTCCAGATTGGGCCACACTTCGGTCAGATACTGTTTTCCCGTCTTTTCAAGCACCCGTTTGATGAGCACCAGCATCCACGATGGAACACCGGAGAGGCTGCGGACATCCTGCTGATAGGTCACTTCGACGATTTTGTCCAGCTTCGCTTCCCATTCGTCCATCAGGATGACATCGCGGTGCGGGGTGCGAATCAGGTCGGTGTAGGCCGGATTATTATGGATCAGTATGGCGGAAAGGTCGCCCACGAAAGTATGATTAATCTGGCTGCTTATCTTGTGGCTGCCTCCCAGTACGAGGGATTTGCCTTCGAAGAGTCTCGATTCGGGATGGTTGTGTCCGTAAAAGGCCAGCGTATCTTTGGCGCCGCGGTAGTGGCAATCATTCAATGCCTCGCTGCTGACGGGGATGAATTTACTCTTATCGTTGGTCGTGCCCGATGATTTGGCAAACCAGGTAGTGTGTCCCGGCCAGAGCAGGTCATTTTCACCTTCCAGCATTCTCTCTACATAAGGCTTAATTTCATCATATCCCTGCAGGGGAACCTGAGCAGCAAAACTTTCATAGCTTCTGATTTGTTCGTAACTATGATGTTTTCCCCATTCTGTAGATTGGGAAAAGTGAGTCAGATGAAGAAGCTGGCGCAATTGAAGTTCTTCAGCGTTTTTGTAGCTTTCTTCAATGGCGTCGATTCTCTTTTTTTGTAATGAAAAAAGAAGCTGGGATAGATTCATGGCTTAAGACTTTATCGCAAATGTAGGTAAAATCAATGAAAATCTTAACCCCATCCGACAGTTTTGGGTGAAAAGGAGATAGAATCCCAAATCTTTATTCCGGGGCTTAATATGAAATTGAATTTATTATGGGGTTTTTGCTTAATACTTGTTGCAATACCATGAATATTTGAACGAAATTGAATCAAAAACGCCCCTTAAGGTCATTTTATAGATTGGAATTGTTGTTTGTGTAGAAAAAGTTAGATATTTTTACGGCTGAAAGAGTAAAATCGAAAGTCATCTTAGTTGTTTAACCAAATAAGTTTTTAAAATGGTAGAGTTGATTGGTACAAATGCAGGCGCTATCTGGGCAGTCCTGAGTGAAAAAGGTGAGTCTGGTTTCAAAGCTCTTAAAAAAGCTACGAAACTTAAAGACAAAGAAGTATGGGCAGCCCTGGGTTGGTTAGCTCGTGAAGGTAAACTGGTCGTTGCAGAAAAAGAAGACGACGTTTACGTGTCATTGGTAGGTTAATTCAAACCCGCTAAAGGAATAAAAAAAGAGGAGGCTTCGGTCTCCTCTTTTTTTGTGTCAGAATCTGGTGTTTATCTTCTCAATTGCAGATATAATCTGGAAGGGCAATCTTTTTATGCTGCTTTTCCAGTTGAGCCTGGAAGTCCAGTAAATCCTTTTTAGCCCTGAAGACAGATTGGGAAAGGATATACACATACTGATTAGAGCTGTTGATTAAAAGATCCAGAGCATCGTCGCTATATTGGTTCACTTCGAAATAACTCCAGCTTTTATTCAGGTATTTGGTGAGATTGGCCCTTATTTCATCTGTAATGATTGCCTCGTGAGTGGATGAATTCAAGAGAAGATCAATCTGCTCCTTAAAGGTCTTCTCAATTGGTTTGAATTTTTCAAGATTTTCCTCGATTACCCGAAACGGAGTAGTCTGACTCATGAATTGGGTCGCATTTCGTACCTGAGTATAATAATCCATCTTTTCATGGTACTCTTTATTTCTGAGTATGAGTGCCTCGTATTTTTCCTTAAAGCAAGTTGTTTCACCCTGTAGCTCGGCTAGTGAAGAGAAATATTCGTGG of the Parabacteroides sp. FAFU027 genome contains:
- a CDS encoding GH3 auxin-responsive promoter family protein, encoding MNLSQLLFSLQKKRIDAIEESYKNAEELQLRQLLHLTHFSQSTEWGKHHSYEQIRSYESFAAQVPLQGYDEIKPYVERMLEGENDLLWPGHTTWFAKSSGTTNDKSKFIPVSSEALNDCHYRGAKDTLAFYGHNHPESRLFEGKSLVLGGSHKISSQINHTFVGDLSAILIHNNPAYTDLIRTPHRDVILMDEWEAKLDKIVEVTYQQDVRSLSGVPSWMLVLIKRVLEKTGKQYLTEVWPNLEVFFHGGVSFAPYREQYNALIPSSHMSYQEIYNASEGFFALQNDPTDNAMLLMLDYGVFYEFIPFNELENENPTAVPLWGVETGKNYAVIISTNSGLWRYKLGDTVTFTSTNPYKIKISGRTKHHINVFGEELMIDNAEKGLMRACAATGAVVKEYTAAPVFMSAANKGKHQWLIEFEKAPASAEEFAGILDKALQELNSDYEAKRYKNMTLDPLEVDVARKNLFHDWLKQKGKLGGQHKVPRLSNSREYIDELLAMNVR
- a CDS encoding winged helix-turn-helix domain-containing protein, whose translation is MVELIGTNAGAIWAVLSEKGESGFKALKKATKLKDKEVWAALGWLAREGKLVVAEKEDDVYVSLVG